The nucleotide sequence CTTTGCCGGGATCATCATCATCGCAATCATTGCGATGGTTTCCCAGGTTTTCTTCGGAAAGAACAGCTTGAGCCAGCAAAGATACGTCGCCCACGACATTGCCGTCTATCAGGCAAAAATCGATTCCCTGGAAAAGGTGATCGAAACCCGCAACATTCAAATCGAACGCCTCAAGACCGACTCCCTCTACAAGGCGGAAATCCTCCGCACCCGCTACGGCATGACCCAGAAAGGCGAAAAAGCCTTCCAGCTGGTGGAGTAAATCCTTTTTTTTCATAAGTGAAAAGAGCCCGCGTAACACGCGAGCTTTTTTATTTCAAGGAAGACTTTAATCTAACCAAACTCTTCGGGAACTAAAACAGTTTGCATTTAGGTCAAGAGGAGTGGAGTTGGATTCGACCGACCCCTGAAAGGGCGACTGGAGCATCGCGCAAGGAGCGGAGGGAGAAGACAATCTACCACCCTCGCAGACCTTACACAAACAAGACATCAAGCCATTTTACTGGCGTCCGTATGTCCGGCCTTCTCCACCTTTCCTGCGAAATAGCTATAAGCAGCCGGCACAATGAACAGCGTCATGAAGGTAGCGAACGTGAGACCGCCCGCAATAGCGATACCCATAGCCATGCGGCTAGGCGTGCCCGTGAGGATCAAGGGCACTGCGCCCAATACCGTGGAAAGGCTCGTCATGAGGATTGGGCGGAAGCGGCGTTCCGCCGCTTGCCTAGCCGCTTCCAGCTTTGTACATCCGGTAGCAGCAGCAATCTGGTTTGCGAATTCCACAATCAAGATACCGTTCTTCGTCACAAGAGCAATCAAAAGAATCAAGGCAATTTCACTGAAGATGTTCAGAGTCTGCCCTGTAAGGAACAGGCAAGTGAGCGCACCAGCCAAAGCCAACGGCACCGTAAAGAAAATCACCAGCGGAGCGCGGAAACTTTCAAACTGACCTGCCAGCACCAAGAAGATCAAAGCCAGCGCCAGCAGGAACACAATGTACAAGCCGGAAGAGCTTTCTTCGAATTCCTTGGACGCGCCACTCAATGTGGTGCTTACGTTGGGATATTCCTTCAAGAGGCCTTTAGCAATTCGACGCATCTCTTCCACGCCGTCGCCGATGGTCTTTCCGGGAACAAGACCCGCCTGAATCGTAGCAGCGCTAAAGCGGTTGTAACGCGGTAG is from Fibrobacter sp. and encodes:
- a CDS encoding septum formation initiator family protein, translating into MNKRLFFFAGIIIIAIIAMVSQVFFGKNSLSQQRYVAHDIAVYQAKIDSLEKVIETRNIQIERLKTDSLYKAEILRTRYGMTQKGEKAFQLVE